TACTATTGCGTGCCGCTGTATTCTATTCCAAATAATTGTATTGTGTTCTAAGACTATAatcattatatttatataaatcaaCACAGCATACAGATTGTTTCACTTTATATTCAGAGGTGGATTCCCCGTAAGTAAAAGGCGACATATTGAATGTTTTGGTACTGTTCGCTTTATGTTTTGGAATGCTGAGCAACTTAACGTAATAacatatataaattctatGAATTGCTGCTTAGTTTGTGTAACAGGGCACTTAAACTTAATATCATCTTGTTCATGCAGTCAACGGCATCGGCAATTTGGCATCCGAGCCGCTTGACCATGTTCAACATGGCCATAAGTTGGGTCTGATGTGAATGTGGGCTTCGCCTGCTTTTTGAACTCATACTTGTCTTTCATCGCGCTTCCATTGTTGGAGCTACCTGCATCTAGTGTAATACTACGTCTCTGTTTGAAGGTTGAACCCATACATATCGAATCCTTAGTCGTCGTCGCTATACATTTCGATGATCTCGTTGATGCTGGCGACGGCACCAGCAACCAGGGCAAGAATGGAGAACACGCCCAGGAAGATGTTCTTGACCAGCTTCCACTTGCACACGCCCAGGCGGTCGGGCCACAGATAGACGGTCTCCACGAAACTGGGCACAAAGATGCCCAGCAGCGAGAAGAACACGGCACCCACCAGACTGATGAAGGGTTCCAGGTTGGGGATAGCAGCAGCTACACCACCGCTAAGCAGGATAATGCCGCTGCGCAGCAGAATCTGTGTAATATTGTGCTTCTCGGGACTGAACTTGTGACTGATCTTGCGCCAGAGGATCTCGTTGGGCACATAGAACTGCAGGCCAAAGGTGAACAGGATGGCCACGGCCATCAGGAGCTTGGCCGTATCGCCCAGCCAGGCGCCTTCCGGCAGATTCAGCGTGATGCTGCCTCGCACCTGGTCGCCAAATCGCACATATCCAAAGAATCCGATGATGGCATAGAGCGAGACCACAGTGACCATAGCAATGTTAAGCACGCCGGGGCATCCCAAGAAATGCTGGGGCTTCCTCATCGAGTTTTCCACGGGCATCACAACACCGATGCCCTCCATCGCAAAGATCACGGTGGCGAAAAAGAGTGGAATATGGGCAGCCTTGGCGATCAGTGGCTTGTCGGAGTAAACCAGCGGCTCGTCGAACATGTAATACAGCGTGATCGCGAATGTGACCACAATGAAGATGTTGGCCATCATGGAGAATGGCACCAGCCACTTCAGGTCACGGATCTGACCGATAAGCAGACAGGGGATCACGGTTAGGGCAATGTAAATACGCACATCCCAGTTGATCTTCAAATCATAGTTAATGACATCGTGGAAGGATGTCGCAATAAATACGATATATACACATGCCGCAGCATAGTAGGTGGCCATCAGTCCGATATCCACAAATTGCCTGGAGATTTTTAAATAGATTAGCATTAGGGATCATCTCCTGTAAGCTTTACTCACTTGGCGAAATTCGAGTAGGGTCGCATTCCCTTGGGTCCGTACTCGAAGACCTTCTCAGCTGTCTCAGCAAATCCCAGAGCCGAAACCTTGGCATCCCTGCAAATGTCATGCGAAGTTTTAACCTGcaagaatgaataaaaaatgttGGAACGTCGTTAGTTAATAGGATTCATTAAAGCATTGAAAAAGGTGATTTATAATATAGACAGCAATTTATTGAACTCTAAGCTTCTACTCCATTaatcaaatagaaatttatTGCAGTTTAAACAAATAGGCTAAGGTTATCACTAAGTTTTAagtctaaataaataatactaCTTCAAAATTAAGATATAGTATTAATCTTAGAGACTTGACTTCCACTTTAGAGATAATCTAAAGCTTATGAGGATGCAGTTTATTATTCCCTAAGCGGAAAGCGATTATAAAGTATTACGTCATCATATGTTAATTGTAAATCAAATGAAGTTGAAGTGAGGAAGTAGCCGGCTTATCAAATTAAGAACATTTTTAACTAGGAATATATATCAAAAAATAGTAAATCTAAATGATCGCAGCTAAGCACTTGAGAAGTTCCAAAATGACTGTCAAAATCCAAATGCCATAAATCTGCTAACTCGAGTGGCTAAATTATAGAGTACGCtagcattttttatttataaccaATGGATGATCGGTGACTTGGACTTTCCGAGAAACATTTGCTTGATTTACGCAATGTTTTGGCACGCGATCCCTGATGTCTGGAAATTTGGAGTGCAGCTAATTCTGGGAAATTACGTTTTTAGGGATTCGCGAGGATCGGAAATGGAAGTCGTAAAGCTACAACAATCGCACATTGTATCTTCGGCGATAAGAACAAGTGGGACTGGACTTGGTTTTTGAGACACGTGCAACGATTGGACTGGCCGTTGCAGTACGCTTATCTGGGCACTAGGTACGATTGATTCATTGGCTCCATTGATTGGGCACCTTGAACTACTTAAGACTCAGGGAACTACATACGTCAGCCGTGGATTATGCGGCTCACCTGGTCTGGCTGCTGTCTGTCGTAAATTGCTTGAGTCAACAACGAAAATCAGGTGCTAAATTTGTGGCCACTTAGCTTACCAATATATGCACGCAATGGGTGCAGAGGAATCCAACGATCAGCGTCATGGCCATTCCAAAGGCCAGACCGGCATTGTGGAATGCCATGGGCATGGCCAGAATGCCCGTGCCCAAGGAACTCTTGAGCAAGTGCGCCAAAGCGCCGCCGGCACTGGCTCCATTGGGATCGCGGTGCTCGAAGGGATGGTAGGGATCATCCGTGAGGGAAAGCTCTTTTTCCGTCAAGTTGGctctgcgaaaaaaaaaggtgagAAAGTATTAACTATGCATTCTATCAaacatatatctatatttatattttttccagaAATGTATTAAATTCACATCCATTTCTATGgtgttaaataattttatattcatttaCTGTGAAAGAATTTGAaaactttattaattttatgtcctgttttcctttttacaTATTTCCTTCATTATACCTTATTTAAAAGGACAATGATAAGCTTGTTATAAAATTGTTATCTGAATTAAACTTAAGAGTCTCGaacaataaacataaaatcaaaaattacttatttaaatttactaTATAGAACGGGAATAATGTTGTTTTATCATCTATTAAGTTATCCATTAATGATATTTGTTAAATGAAAGGAGGACCATTTGTACGTTTTAGGGACTTTCAAATGTAagtaaagtttaaaaaaaaataacttaatatgGGTCAAATTCAATCAAATGCGAACATAAAGCTGGGCGTACTCACTTCGAGTTGAAGTCATTAATTGCGTTGGTGTATGGAGGCGGGTTCTCGACTGTTGGCGCCGATGGCAGGGATTCCTGTCCATCGGGGGTAAATCCCTTGTTATCTGCCATCTGGAAGCGTAAATAATCGTGGATCGATTGGTGTTTAATGAAATTAGCACACTTGATTGATCGGCCCCACACGAACGGGCTTTATCGGCGAAAGGAAGCACGAGATTCGCTTGCGTTGGCCATTTAAGGCTTGGGTTGATCCGTTCAAGGGTTGCTAGGCACAAGCCAGGCGTATCTTATCGTCTCTTGGAAACATTCGAGTATTAGAATTGCCTTAGCAAAGAGATTTCTGGCACTGGCCGATCGTTATCGCAACTGGCTAAGAATGGAGCTGGGAGTGGGGTCgagcaaataaacaacaatGGCACTTCGTTCATAAAATGCAGCTTTATGGTGCCCTAAAAGCGCTTGTAATTCGGCCATATAATCGGACCCTAAATCAGCGTCCATATAGTAGTCACCACCTATTTTTCCTATTGAGCTGATTCATTCCTTTGGGAAATACTTGACGTTCTTTCGCGGCAGCTGATCCACTTCGAGCGTATTCTTTGAACCTAGATTAGCTTAATCTTcgatttatttgtatttatggcGCGCACCGTcttctttaaaatttatgaaacTTTTATTGTAGCACTATGAAAATACTAATGGTATTGAAGGCCACAAATTGGTTGACAATGGAATGTTTAACAACCAATAAACGAGGGGTCACATGCTTGAATTCTTAGCTAATCAAATTTGGTTAAAATTGAACTACTTAGTCTTAATCAAATGAATTAATTCATCCGTAATTAAATAAGATACTACTGTGATTACTATCTCCATTCGAATGGCATTCTTAACTT
The sequence above is drawn from the Drosophila melanogaster chromosome 2R genome and encodes:
- the CG8785 gene encoding uncharacterized protein, isoform A; amino-acid sequence: MADNKGFTPDGQESLPSAPTVENPPPYTNAINDFNSKANLTEKELSLTDDPYHPFEHRDPNGASAGGALAHLLKSSLGTGILAMPMAFHNAGLAFGMAMTLIVGFLCTHCVHILVKTSHDICRDAKVSALGFAETAEKVFEYGPKGMRPYSNFAKQFVDIGLMATYYAAACVYIVFIATSFHDVINYDLKINWDVRIYIALTVIPCLLIGQIRDLKWLVPFSMMANIFIVVTFAITLYYMFDEPLVYSDKPLIAKAAHIPLFFATVIFAMEGIGVVMPVENSMRKPQHFLGCPGVLNIAMVTVVSLYAIIGFFGYVRFGDQVRGSITLNLPEGAWLGDTAKLLMAVAILFTFGLQFYVPNEILWRKISHKFSPEKHNITQILLRSGIILLSGGVAAAIPNLEPFISLVGAVFFSLLGIFVPSFVETVYLWPDRLGVCKWKLVKNIFLGVFSILALVAGAVASINEIIEMYSDDD